The genomic DNA TCGAATCCGGCACGGAAGTGTTAAAGGTATTCATTCTTCGGTTTGCTTGTTGATTGTTTGATATGAGTTGTGGTTGATTGGTTGAATCTATATTCCTTGAATGAGAATTTATAAACTGTTCTTACAATACTAACCACCAAGCAAGGCCAAAAGTGTGCACCAAATATTGCATTGTGAATGTCATGAAGGACAAGTTTCACCACACCTCTGACATTACATTCATTAGAAGCATTGTTCAATACGGGTACACATGTGACATTACATTAAAAAAGTGATACACAACGTGAAATTATAATACAGTTTTACTAGCATTGTTCATTACGACTACACATGACATTATATTATAAGCAGCAAATGCTGCCATAGTATTATTACCAATCACAAGCGGAAAAACTTTGACAGAAAATAacataccatatttttacaatCATTTGTTCATTCAAATCTAGAAGAAATCGCACAAGCCAGCCCCCAACCAATCTACAAATCACAATCCTTTACTCAGCATCCGCAAATctgcaaaagaaaaatgttacaCAAGTCAAATTTTCagatttataaataaattgaaatactAGAGAataatcgaaggaaaaacaacaaaagctaGTGTTCTAAGTTTCCAGTACTCACCCAAGCTCGGAGAGCTTCAAATGTGCTTCGGCATAATCAGCAAAGAAGGCGTCTTCGTCCTAATCGAAGCAAAACCAAAGAAATCAAAAGTTGGATCAGACGATCATCAATGCCGCAGATCATACGCATACACTGCATCTTAAAGCCATAAGTTACTGAGATTAAGTAGAATTGCACAATTAGATACAAACCGCAGCATAAGTCTCAACAAGAGGGCGAAAGACTGGATCCTCGAGAAGAGCTTTATCTGATGGCAGCTGAAGAAGACCTTCTTTCTCCCCACTAAGAAGTTCCCTGTTTGGAAAAATGATGGTAAATCAGACAGACAATACTTAACTCTTCACAAATAGTTAGTAGTACCAATATTAACATACGCACAGTATAAAAGGGATAATTAGATGACTTGCAGCGCAAGGTTCCATTTAATCTGCGAAGTATTATTAATTCAGCGAAAGTAAAACTGAATGGAATGAATCTTTACTTGAAATAGGAGTTGTCAAAAATGAGAGGGTTCGTTGTCCAGGGTCCCTCGAATCCAGAACGCTCCTTGTGGCACCTACCCTGCAGAAAAAAGATCCCAAATACACAATATTTCAGTACTACATACTCTTATGGTAATTACACAGAAGGAAGAATGTAACGGTCATGCACAGACCAAGGTGTGTCCACCGGATAATGCAACAATGTCCTTGTCGCTAAGTCCCATGTGTCCAAAGACAACCCTCAGATGATCCGAACCTAGAACACATACCAACACAGAAAGAAATAATTAAAGACATCCGTCTTACAATCATACACTTGAAATTGCAAGATTTAGCAGCTACTAACCTTCGGTGGCATTTGGCAAACGACCTTCTGGTGGTGGTTCTTGTTTATCCTAAAATTAGTACACAAGGTTAGATGATTCTAGGAAGGAAAACAAGTTCGACCAATGATTACTATCTACTCTATCCTAAAGTCTGGCCTCGTTTAGTggtttggattggattggataagTCACTAGATTAAACTTGAACAAGAAATGGTTGTCTAACTCCCAAATTTTATCCAAGTCAAAGGTCCCTTCCTCACCTTCCAATCCTACCAAGGTGGAAGGCCTTCATATATAATCCGTCTTCTACCATCAACTCGAACAAGGTTTGGGAGTTGGAATCCACTTTTTGCTACATACATTAAATCTAGCAAGCTATCAAATTCAATCCAATACAATATACCAAACGATGCCTAAGAGTGTAAACCAAATATTGCATTGTGAATGTCATTAGAGCCAAATTTCAGTCGACCAAATCCTTTAATCCTACCAAAACTTCTGATTATTACCAACGGGAGAAAAAATGGGTGAAGAAATCATAgtgtatatattataaataaactcACAAACAAGTTTCCATTCACAATACGGGACATTAaatgtcataaaaaaaaaaaaaaaaattaaagttgtgGAGAAAAACAAGGGTTTACTTACTGGTCTACCAGGGTGGAAAGGGATCTCAGGCCCTCCTGTTATTTCTACAGCAACAACTCCAGCCAACTTCAATTCACAGCAAAACAcatcaaatttcattaaaataacaaaactaatCACATCAAATAAAAGATTAGGATTCAATGACTAATTTAGTGTCGATCATCGCTTTTATAAGACAAATTCCCTTAATGGATATGTACCTGGTAGAAGTCTGCATATGAGAGGATCGGAAACTGCTCCTTGATCGGCTCCAAAAGCCTAACCGCAATATCAAGACCGTTGTTTGCTTCATGAGCGAGCTCCTCCGGGTGCCTGATGGTCCCAAATGGTCCTCCAGTCTTCGTTTCTATGTCAAACGTACCAGCTGAGTGCCATCTGcgcccatcattcaaaacatcaacactcaGCACCCACTCGATCATTGCCAACAACAAAAAGAGTCAGatcaataaatatatacacagaGGTTTATGAGTTCTTACGCTAATCGGAGAATTATAGGAGCGCAGTTCTTCTCAGCGATGAGCCCTCGGAGTTTTCTCTTGCATTTTTCAACTGCCTTCAGGTATTCCTCGCTCACAGTCGGGTATTGTTTCACCATGTTGACGATCAATCTTTTCACacattcaaagtataaaaaggTAAGTGTATTACTTAGCACGATCATTTACAAATCTCAGTCGTTAAaccaatcaaaatcaaatactCATGAACATATAGATGAAAGTTTAATCACATATCCATTAAGTGATGACCACATATCGATCAAATACTGAAAAACAATCATTTCGGCAATCGaaatttataagaaaataagaaataaaacttACGATCCAAACAATCTAGCTAGAAAGTAGAAGCCAACGCTACGGAATTGAGCACAGCACAGGTCTCTGTAGTGAGTTTCAGACACACATCAAAATGGATATATAAGAAGCGTTTTTTCGGGGACGAAGGTTCTAGCGATTCTTTTAGTCTTCTGGTGCTGAACCAACGGCCAAGATCGTGCCAAGGAAGCGAGGGCTGAGGTGTGGACTAGAGGCGGAAAAGGAAACAGAAATTTGCAATTAGTTGGGCCACGTGTTGGATGGAGAGTGGTGTAGAGTGTGACTACTTGGACGTACATGGATGATTGGatcattaatttttgtttttttttgttcatagaATGATTTGAGTCATTTGAGGAGTAGCTTCTAGAGACCATAACAATCAAAACGGAATTAGATTCTATCAGGATTGTTTTGTGAAGATCTTAAGATTTTCATATCTTAATtatttatcgtgtatcgtgcgattaaaagttttttttgctttttttacttaaaattaaacataaataatatctgacgaaaactgataCAATAACGATTAAGATATGAGAATCCCTAGAATCTCCACAAAATGAATCCAAAGAAGATCCTCTTCCAATCAAAACCATCTTTATCAAAATATTAAGGTGATTTAGCACAACACAAATCTAGCTTCACCCGTGGCAAAGTTGCAAACTCAAGATGACCACACACTCAACTAACTATAATAATGCGgtttaaagttatttttaaCGAAAGTATAAGATGCCTGTAAGATGGTCGTTAAGTGACGCGCAAAAAGTCATCAAAAAAGGCCCTTTACTTTTCCCAACCCTCAAACGTCCTCTCTGTGTACTTTTCCGTGCTTTTATCATATCCAGGGTTTCATCTCCTACACACCATTTCCTGCTTCTCGTCTCCTCCTTTTCCGTCGCACGCTGTAAGTCTGTAAGTCTTCGCTTCAATGCCTCCGAGCGACTTCGTTTGGATAGTACGTTATCAATGTCGATGTGCGATAACTGCTTTGTTTGGGTAGTAATGGTTATGGCATTGTTTGTTTCTCAGCAAAATCATGACTGAAATCGAAGGGAAAACGTGTCCGATATGTGCCGAGGAGATGGATTTGACGGATCAGCAACTGAAGCTGTGGAAATGCGGTTACGAGGTCTGAGCGAAACACTAAATTCACTTGCtagttttatttgtttgtaatttctTTGTGACAATGTGTTGTATTTACTCGTCGACTATAGTGGAAATAACTTTGATATAAAAGTCTGGATGGATGAATGtgtaaatttgatgacattgtaATTCGTATAATTGGCGAAAGATTTGATTTCTTCGGGTAGTTTTTCATGGTAAGTAAACTATGTATTCAGATTTATGTGGCACTTCTTTGTGGACTTCCTCTAATCCTCTGATTGTTCACCATTTGCGGGCATAGGTATGTGTTTGGTGCTGGCATCACATTATGGAAATGGCAGAGAAGGATGGAAGGGAGGGCTGCTGTCCAGTATGCCGTACACCTTATGACAAGAAATTGTTGGAGTGGCAGCACATGGTTTCGTTTCAGGTTAATGTATGTTGTTCTGTGACAACTGACAAGTTGAGGATAGAAACTGTTTCCCTCCTTGAACAGGTTGGTGGCTGAAATTAATGTGAAGCGGAAACAGAAAAAACCCAAGGGATTTGAAGTAAAGAAGCAGCATCTTACTGATGTTAGAGTTCTCCAACGGAGCCTAGTGTATGTGATTGGAATACCTATTAACCTTGCAAGTGAAGACGTGAGTAGCTATTATCTCATTGCTCTCAAAGTATTTAAGTTGGGACCTAGTCAAACATAACCTGATGTCTTATGGAAATTGTATAATACTCTCATAAATGTAGATCCTaagatttgttttttcttcgGTTTTACTAGCTTCTCAAGTGAAGGGAGTATTTTGGCCAGTACGGAAAGATTTTGAAGGTTTCTATCTCTCGTATAGAAAATGGGGCTATCCAACAGGCTCCAAACAACAGTTGCTATGTGTAAGTGGGGTTACCACTTTCAATGTTCTACAGGAACACAGGTAGAAAGAATAATAGGACAAAATTAAAAGTACCAAGATGACTGGAGGAGGGCAGGGAGGTAGTGTACTTTCTCTCGGTTTCAGCCGCCACATAATTTCACCATTTTCATGCTAGTTGGGTGTTCAGCCACcacataacctcaccattttAATGCTAGCTGAGTTTTCAGCCATGGCAACATCACCTGTCACAGCAACACCCATCACCTCATCCACTGAACCATCCATCCCCTGAAAACCTAAAAACTTTGGCCGCTTCTTTCACAACGCTGCTTGCCCAGACTGTTGTTTGCTATTGGTACTAGTCCTTCATGTACCATTGTGAGTAATAATGCCCACAAAAAGTTGGTTTGGGTTGTCGGTTTCTTATCTGCAAGATTAGAATACCCTCTCCACATATGGGCTGGGTTATCCCTCACTTGGATAACATTCTGGTTCGGCGTCCATCAAGACGTTCATCCCATGAAAGACTCCTAAACCCAGCCCATATGTGGAGAGGGCATTTTAATTTTGCAGATAAGGATACCAGTCCATAGAAAATAGAACCCAGAGAGAAACTGACAACCCAAACCAACTTTTTGTGGGCATCATTACTCACAAAGGTACCTGTAGCACTGGTACCACTAGCAAACAACAGCCTTCCAAGTGCAAGCAGGGTTGTGAAAGAAGCGGCCAAAGTTTTTGGGTTAGTTTCTGGGTTTTCAGGAGGATGGAGGGTTCAGTGGCTGAGGTGATGGGTGGTGCTGTGATAGGTGATGTTGCCATGGCTGAAGACCCAACTAGCATGaaaatggtgaggttatgtgGTGGCTGAAAACCCAACTAGCATGAAAATGGTGAAATTATAAGGTGGCTGAAGACCGAGCTCTCTGTGAGATTATGTAATGGTGCCTAGCTCTCTATCTAAAGAGAGAGTACACTACCTCACTGCCCTCTTCCAATCTTCTTGGTCCTTTTAATTTTGTCCTGTTATTCTTCTAAGCCAGATGCTAGGCTCCATATGCTGACAGCAAACAACTTCTACCCCACATAACTTAGGATTTCAAGACCACTTCAGGAATAGTTACTCTTACCTAAATGATGCACAAAGAATTACTCCACAGCAACCAGATCAATTCTAGCCCAACAATCCATCTTCATTTGTGCAACCCCCGGTCAACACTTCAGTGATATGCATTTATCAAATAATGATTGGGCGCAATGGAATGGGGTCAATAGTGTTGCAATCTTGGTTTATCAAATCTACTGAGAAACAATCCATTGGGATTCAACAAGCTCATTCTCTGTTATGAGAATATGCCGTCTCCAAAAAGTTACTTCAGTCATCTAAACGACAGATCATTTGAAATGTGAGATTTCCTGTAGCTGGAGTTTCTCTTTCACTCTTGACTGGGGTCAAGTGTGACCGAGTGGATGACCTGGTTGATGTTAAATGTTCCCATGTGATGGAGCTTTAtcctttgtctttctttttgttggaaTTTGATGTTTCTTGAAAAGACAAAGTAATGGGTTCAAGGATCGCTGCATTGACAGAATGGAACAATCAGCTGGAAGGAATTTTATGCATTCATTTGCTAGTAAGAGGCCTCGAGTACCGACATTCCTGGTCTGTCTCGTAACTGTCAATGCAGTTAAACAGTCTCCATATAGTGAAGGCACATGTTACCTAAGCAAGGATATggatatgctagcattgatatGAGGGAACACTGATGGGCTGCTGCAACTTCTAAAAGCAAGGTGAGATACATTATACATACATCACATATATTGAAACAGATAATGTCCGTTTTCAAGATTTACGTTAATTAGATTTTGAATTGACAAATGATATGCATTGCAATGTGTTATAGACTATAGCGACTGCACTTGCGGCATATGCTTAGTTTGTGCTAAAGGAGGTTGTATATTAAATACTAATGTAAGTGTGACATCTGTCCAAGTAtattaaagaaaaacataatacagtCCAAATGTCTGGATAATTGCCCCTTATTGTTGTAAATTTGGATAGTTTGCGTTTGCGGAGGACAAATTAAAGTTCACATGTCCAGAAAAATGCTTCTCGACATAGTAATTAGTTAtttgtgttgttttctttttgcagGTAGAGTTCAGGGCACTGGTATTAACAAGTACGTCCGTTTGTTTACTCAATGGATGAATCTGATGGTACCCAATATCGACCTTTGTTAAAGATAGATCACTTTCGCTAGTGAGCAAGTGTATAATTGTCACAAATGAATGCTGAATTGAAAGTTAAGTTAGTGGTAGTGATTTGGCTGACTGTTATGGCATACACTATCAGAGACCACTAAGTAGGGGAGAACCTTAGCTATTCCCAAGTGTATAGACCCGATTACAATTAAGATTTATTTCTGTGCAtcttggtgtttttttttttctcatgttTTTCTAGCCTCTCATCCATTTGTAGTTCATTTAGGTCTTCGTTCCTTTTGTTATAGGCATTTTTGCTTGCACTCGTCTAATTTAGGTTTTGCTTTTCTAGGGTTGGTCCAAAACATTCACCTTTTCTAGGTCACCGGGGACAATTGTGCATGCCTATAAAAGTCCCAAAACCAAGTAGGACGAGCTTCAACAGGAAGATTTTGCCACCGCATATGAACATCAGAAGACAAATGCCCAACACTAGACCATCCGCCACAAAACTAGATTCACGAAAGATATGAAGGAATGAAATATCTTGGAGGTAGCAAGCAAACTTCCGAATGTCGGCTTCCAAAGTAGATAGCTGCTAGGGGTAGAGGAGTTCCCATTCAAAGCATCAACAGGGACCTTAGAATCACCCTCTCCACATCCAAGTAAGAAAATCCCCTCGCGAGCAGCCTTCAGACCATCAAGGAGAGCTTGACCTTGAGTGATAAGAATGGTGGTCGATCCAATTCTACGAGCGCCCGCAAGGATAGGCATTCCCCCATTCTCTCAGCACAAAGGCGCAAGCTGCTTGAGAAGAAAACCAGTCTGATGCGCAGTGAAGCATGATGAGCACTCCAGACGTAGCAAGTTTCTCATGAGTTACTGATACATGTACAATGCAGCATATTAGAACCGACGTGGAAAACAGAACCGTCTGATCCCCATAATACAGGAGCTGGACGGTTAGCAGCTCCAAAATTCACTATTGCCTTGGTATGATCGAGGTGAAAATAATTGTCTATACAGACAAATGTCATGAGTGCAATGCAAGCCTCTGCGGCGATCACAACTTCTGTTCCATGAAGAAGCTGGACCAATGCACCGATTATCGTTGTTTCTGTTGCCTCAAATGTCTTTGCCAAATTCCCAAGAGCTTTAATGCCGGGGATGAGGAGCTCCCCGTTTGCTGCCTTCCCAATGAAAGGGTCTCGAGTAATTGATCAACAACAGATTTCGTAGTGGGAGAATTAGGACTCAAGGCATATGCTCTCATACCAATATCTTTTTCTGCCATTTTGGCAATAACCTAAGCATTTTCGAAATACTCCACCTTTCTTTTGAGAACAAAccaatgcattttttttttaagaataaatCAATCTAATTACTCCATCTTCCTCAATGGTCAATCGCCATAACCAAAGATCTTGCCTcggaaacaaaaacaaaaaaagagttttaatgAGAAGGGCTTAAACCAagattattttaataaaaaaactaccCTACAGTTTTCTTTAATCAAATGCACctcaaaattaaacataaaggcAGGGGCCTTCAATTCTACATGGGATGAATTACAGAGCccaacagaaacaaaaataagtttCCAAAATTACCCCAACAAGGAGGCACAGGTCGGAAACTTGTTTGTTCTCATGAAGGAGAAAACTCACCTTAGCTCCAAGCAAAGCGTTGATCAGCATTTcgttttctgggtttttcttcCTTCATTCTCAATGCATATTTCAGTTTTTGAATTTCCTTGTCCAAATTAGATTCAAATTTGGAGAATAACCagactttgagaagaaaaaaaatcccaaattattGAATCCAATCTCCAAAAGtacaattaaaaagaaacgaACAGGAAAGGAGATGTGCAATTGAATCAAGGAGGAGGACACTCAAACTGAATCCATTTTCCATGGAataggaaaaaaacaaaaattccaaTTCCTTGCACCCATTTCtccataaaactaaaaataaaaatatatctcTACATGTGATAAAACCACCTTCCCCAATTACAAAAtctagaaaagaaaaagaaaatagaaaaagtagacgagaaagagagagaaaagtgaCTTCAACCATGGCGTTCAACTTTCATAACATTGTTAATGTTAAACATTTCTAGGAAATAGTATGATTTTTTTGCCACTTTTTAGAAAACAATGCAACCCGTTATGTTTTGAATCTGTAACTGTTTATGCAAAAACTAACACTGTCTTTAGAAAAACTAACACTATCTGTGGAAGAACTCTGGAAAAACTAGCACTGTCTCTGGAAAAACTAACATTGTCTCTGAAAAAACAGTCTCTGGAGAAATTAACACTGTCTCTAAAAAAACTAATACTGTCTCTGGAAACAATGACTTAGATTCCAAAAACAATGTTACTTAGAATCTAGAAACAGGTTTATTTTTACAGTCCATAAACAGTGACCTGTCGTTGTTATTGAATAGTATGtagatctcaaatttattttctcgagaaacaaacgatgaactccactGACGAAGAAAACTTGAAAATCATTATCTCAAATCCACTATGAATAATAACGACGATCACATttcaacaaaatataaattaaatagcatgaggatctatatttttgtttcaaagaaaaagaagaaggtctgCAAAACAACGATGAACTCTATTAACGATGAAAATCTGGAACCcaacctaaaaaagttaggggtaaaatcgacaaatcataatttattatagttgggCCATTTTTAGTTAAACTGTTTTAACATGGCCttgtactaatcattaaacaaaacttataatatgattttttattaaaactaaaatttttcatgttcttttcattagtttttctttaaaagataaaaaataaaaaagcagcaGCTGCTGCAGCAGATTGGTAGTCGAGGGGAAAATTATTGCCACGAAGAAGAGCAATCAGTTTCACAATCGTAAAAAAGTTACGTCGTTGCGTCTATCGGAGGCAGCTCCTCGTGGGGTTTTTTAAAAAGAGGATGTGATGCAATTGGATTCTCATTATTAATCATCCCAAAGATTAAATTATACCAAGTCATCAGTGTTAAAATGCATATGTCATTGCTAAAGATTTCAACTTTAGTTTTAGAGGAAGCTAAATCCGATGCCATTGTGCGGAAATCGGACAAACTGGGAAGAGTAAGGTATCTACGCTAAGTCTCTAATATAACTTTACCGCCCATCATAAACATTAGTGGAGTCAGAATTTTGTGTTAGTGAATGCATGAGAAGATTCTAATTCTTATTCCTATCTCGATCCACTTAAAACCATGAGATCTTATAATTACATCCCTAACTCTCATAAGctaataaaatgaatcaaaacggACCACTATGTCGATGGAAAAATTGAAAGTTAAACATACAACCACAAAAGACGGTTATCAAAGCAACGTTAAAGTGGTGATGCCGTGCGTTGTTTCAGTTAAACTTAAAACTTGAAACGAAACCTACACCCACACATGCTAATTATCattttgtttctaattttttttttcccaactaATTTTGACACGTCCCAATCCCGATATTCCCAAATACCAGGATGGGCAcagctggccgacacctgagggtgacgaagccatattagcacgcatacaaataaaataggtaattagaaaaaaatatgcCAGTGCGAAAACatattcagagcatacaactaatcaagcATAATGTGAATGAATTACAATTAAGAAAATGTAAGAATAATGGAGTGGGTCATATGCTGAGAAGACTCGAAGATGCCTATGCAAAAGTGCCCTGACACCGAGCTTGcatgcctcgattctaactcCTAAatggggcgcaaaacaaagggtgataggaccaaagtttataataataatattaataataggaaaaacattttctttctgaacatactaaccccctattttgaaaactcatataatactatgtaataggtttttcctgaaaactctagcatgccaAGGAAAACATTTGTAAAACATGTACATATAAAACAGTGCTCAGAGATGGTAGTATAGTCGCCCAAAGGCAAATCCATTAAACATTTGTAAATCACATCAATTatgtactcaactaggggtatcaCAGTCGCTCAAAGGTATAActtgtccatcacccgaaggtgaagttttacgacactgggttacgccaaagaagatatatataagaatcctttaacaagagggatcccaattttttctaaaaaaatgggaACACCCTCTTGACCGTTAGATTGgcttttaatgaaattgtgtggttgagattatgtggcctgtgatttaatctcaaccacacaatttcattaaagccaatCCAATAGTCAAGAGAGTGTccccatttttttagaaaaatgaggatcccttttgttaaatatatataacataACACACCGACATTAGCCGTGGCTATTGAAATTGTTCGACATTGGTTTCACCAGTGAAGCTGGGGGTAGGACATAAATATCCTCAattgtgtcctatggccatagacgtctacatacccgtgttgtgtgtatgtgttgtatgataacccactagataagcaccgaaaacatatctcaaaaatCATACCAAATCACCAGAACTCAAAAGCTCAAAAGCTCATCTCATAAACCCATGATAATTCATATTCGTAAATCCACATAATTTCATATACGAAAATCCCATAATTTATATCCTTTAGTAAAacgtaaattcaataaattataaatatttcgtgaaagcaatttaaataaatcATATATTCTCCATAAACCATAAATACAGAAATTcgtaaaacataatataaaacatgcTCAATTCATGAAATATGATATGCATGCAATCCTAATACTTTATAAAACATGCAATTtgagaaggggtccactcaagAATATTCCACTACCGAGGAGCTGCTCGAACTAGGGAGAACGAGGTCACTTCCACCGATGCGCCTAAACACAATTagaaaccatttagtaaaacttTACTAAAACGATATAATTTGGGAAAATGGATTCGGATGTGGCACGTCGAAAACCCAAAGAGGGACCTCAGGTTCCCCCATACGCCGCCGCACACGTTGCCACGGTACGGCGACTTGGGATGCCATGTACCATCGTACGTGCCGAGATAGGTCGCTGAAAAATTCGTCGACACCATCGTGGACGGTGGCAAAGACGAGTGTGCTCCACGCGCCTACACGCGGACCCACGTGTTGACCGTGGAAGCTAGTTATTAGGCTCGAGTCGAGTTGGATCCGAGTCGAATCTGTGCTTGGGTTATTAGGTTGGGCCGAG from Pyrus communis chromosome 17, drPyrComm1.1, whole genome shotgun sequence includes the following:
- the LOC137722485 gene encoding L-ascorbate peroxidase 2, cytosolic, which encodes MVKQYPTVSEEYLKAVEKCKRKLRGLIAEKNCAPIILRLAWHSAGTFDIETKTGGPFGTIRHPEELAHEANNGLDIAVRLLEPIKEQFPILSYADFYQLAGVVAVEITGGPEIPFHPGRPDKQEPPPEGRLPNATEGSDHLRVVFGHMGLSDKDIVALSGGHTLGRCHKERSGFEGPWTTNPLIFDNSYFKELLSGEKEGLLQLPSDKALLEDPVFRPLVETYAADEDAFFADYAEAHLKLSELGFADAE